The proteins below come from a single Oxyura jamaicensis isolate SHBP4307 breed ruddy duck chromosome 1, BPBGC_Ojam_1.0, whole genome shotgun sequence genomic window:
- the LOC118160804 gene encoding lysozyme g-like isoform X4, whose translation MVPALLLLGLSALIAPSASYSCYGDINAIQAPTISCTAVRAPDCAAGIAALRRTADADIIRLRKYEIPIKRVARNLCLDPALIAAIISQESRAGLLLDNGWDQGRQRFGLMQIDRRYHQPYGTWDSEEHINQCSTMLVLGINEMRARHPTWSWDQQLRGGICVYRARIGNIQVYDEDPCGRDNYYVNSVIGRAQYFKRHGF comes from the exons ATGGTCCCCGCGCTGCTCTTGCTGGGCCTTTCGGCCCTGATTG ctccGTCTGCGAGTTACAGTTGCTATGGCGATATAAATGCTATTCAAGCCCCCACGATTTCCTGCACAGCCGTGAGAGCCCCAGACTGCG CTGCAGGCATCGCTGCTCTGAGGAGGACGGCAGATGCGGACATCATTCGCCTGAGGAAATACGAGATCCCCATTAAGAGAGTCGCCAGAAACCTGTGCCTGGACCCAGCGCTCATTGCTGCCATCATCTCGCAGGAGAGCCGCGCCGGCCTGCTGCTGGACAACGGCTGGGACCAGGGGCGGCAGAGGTTCGGCCTGATGCAG ATCGACAGGCGCTACCACCAGCCTTACGGGACATGGGACAGCGAGGAGCACATCAACCAGTGTTCGACCATGCTGGTGCTTGGGATCAATGAAATGCGGGCAAGGCACCCTACCTGGAGCTGGGACCAACAGCTGAGAG GGGGAATCTGTGTCTACCGTGCAAGAATCGGCAACATCCAGGTCTACGACGAAGACCCCTGTGGCAGAGACAACTACTATGTCAACAGCGTGATCGGGCGGGCCCAGTACTTCAAGAGGCATGGGTTCTAG
- the LOC118160804 gene encoding lysozyme g-like isoform X2, producing the protein MGLKKKKKSDNFKLYNMTIFCLWKQLQTAVLGVLGQRRRAITMVPALLLLGLSALIAPSASYSCYGDINAIQAPTISCTAVRAPDCGIAALRRTADADIIRLRKYEIPIKRVARNLCLDPALIAAIISQESRAGLLLDNGWDQGRQRFGLMQIDRRYHQPYGTWDSEEHINQCSTMLVLGINEMRARHPTWSWDQQLRGGICVYRARIGNIQVYDEDPCGRDNYYVNSVIGRAQYFKRHGF; encoded by the exons AtgggactaaaaaaaaaaaaaaagtctgataaCTTCAAACTTTATAACATgacaattttctgtttgtggAAACAGCTACAAACTGCAGTGTTAG gtgTCCTGGGGCAGCGGAGGAGAGCCATCACCATGGTCCCCGCGCTGCTCTTGCTGGGCCTTTCGGCCCTGATTG ctccGTCTGCGAGTTACAGTTGCTATGGCGATATAAATGCTATTCAAGCCCCCACGATTTCCTGCACAGCCGTGAGAGCCCCAGACTGCG GCATCGCTGCTCTGAGGAGGACGGCAGATGCGGACATCATTCGCCTGAGGAAATACGAGATCCCCATTAAGAGAGTCGCCAGAAACCTGTGCCTGGACCCAGCGCTCATTGCTGCCATCATCTCGCAGGAGAGCCGCGCCGGCCTGCTGCTGGACAACGGCTGGGACCAGGGGCGGCAGAGGTTCGGCCTGATGCAG ATCGACAGGCGCTACCACCAGCCTTACGGGACATGGGACAGCGAGGAGCACATCAACCAGTGTTCGACCATGCTGGTGCTTGGGATCAATGAAATGCGGGCAAGGCACCCTACCTGGAGCTGGGACCAACAGCTGAGAG GGGGAATCTGTGTCTACCGTGCAAGAATCGGCAACATCCAGGTCTACGACGAAGACCCCTGTGGCAGAGACAACTACTATGTCAACAGCGTGATCGGGCGGGCCCAGTACTTCAAGAGGCATGGGTTCTAG
- the LOC118160804 gene encoding lysozyme g-like isoform X1 codes for MGLKKKKKSDNFKLYNMTIFCLWKQLQTAVLGVLGQRRRAITMVPALLLLGLSALIAPSASYSCYGDINAIQAPTISCTAVRAPDCAAGIAALRRTADADIIRLRKYEIPIKRVARNLCLDPALIAAIISQESRAGLLLDNGWDQGRQRFGLMQIDRRYHQPYGTWDSEEHINQCSTMLVLGINEMRARHPTWSWDQQLRGGICVYRARIGNIQVYDEDPCGRDNYYVNSVIGRAQYFKRHGF; via the exons AtgggactaaaaaaaaaaaaaaagtctgataaCTTCAAACTTTATAACATgacaattttctgtttgtggAAACAGCTACAAACTGCAGTGTTAG gtgTCCTGGGGCAGCGGAGGAGAGCCATCACCATGGTCCCCGCGCTGCTCTTGCTGGGCCTTTCGGCCCTGATTG ctccGTCTGCGAGTTACAGTTGCTATGGCGATATAAATGCTATTCAAGCCCCCACGATTTCCTGCACAGCCGTGAGAGCCCCAGACTGCG CTGCAGGCATCGCTGCTCTGAGGAGGACGGCAGATGCGGACATCATTCGCCTGAGGAAATACGAGATCCCCATTAAGAGAGTCGCCAGAAACCTGTGCCTGGACCCAGCGCTCATTGCTGCCATCATCTCGCAGGAGAGCCGCGCCGGCCTGCTGCTGGACAACGGCTGGGACCAGGGGCGGCAGAGGTTCGGCCTGATGCAG ATCGACAGGCGCTACCACCAGCCTTACGGGACATGGGACAGCGAGGAGCACATCAACCAGTGTTCGACCATGCTGGTGCTTGGGATCAATGAAATGCGGGCAAGGCACCCTACCTGGAGCTGGGACCAACAGCTGAGAG GGGGAATCTGTGTCTACCGTGCAAGAATCGGCAACATCCAGGTCTACGACGAAGACCCCTGTGGCAGAGACAACTACTATGTCAACAGCGTGATCGGGCGGGCCCAGTACTTCAAGAGGCATGGGTTCTAG
- the LOC118160804 gene encoding lysozyme g-like isoform X3, with the protein MLCSRAVEFHHQLLHVLQPSVFSGVLGQRRRAITMVPALLLLGLSALIAPSASYSCYGDINAIQAPTISCTAVRAPDCAAGIAALRRTADADIIRLRKYEIPIKRVARNLCLDPALIAAIISQESRAGLLLDNGWDQGRQRFGLMQIDRRYHQPYGTWDSEEHINQCSTMLVLGINEMRARHPTWSWDQQLRGGICVYRARIGNIQVYDEDPCGRDNYYVNSVIGRAQYFKRHGF; encoded by the exons ATGCTTTGTTCCAGAGCTGTTGAATTTCACCATCAACTTCTTCATGTTTTGCaaccttctgtgttttcaggtgTCCTGGGGCAGCGGAGGAGAGCCATCACCATGGTCCCCGCGCTGCTCTTGCTGGGCCTTTCGGCCCTGATTG ctccGTCTGCGAGTTACAGTTGCTATGGCGATATAAATGCTATTCAAGCCCCCACGATTTCCTGCACAGCCGTGAGAGCCCCAGACTGCG CTGCAGGCATCGCTGCTCTGAGGAGGACGGCAGATGCGGACATCATTCGCCTGAGGAAATACGAGATCCCCATTAAGAGAGTCGCCAGAAACCTGTGCCTGGACCCAGCGCTCATTGCTGCCATCATCTCGCAGGAGAGCCGCGCCGGCCTGCTGCTGGACAACGGCTGGGACCAGGGGCGGCAGAGGTTCGGCCTGATGCAG ATCGACAGGCGCTACCACCAGCCTTACGGGACATGGGACAGCGAGGAGCACATCAACCAGTGTTCGACCATGCTGGTGCTTGGGATCAATGAAATGCGGGCAAGGCACCCTACCTGGAGCTGGGACCAACAGCTGAGAG GGGGAATCTGTGTCTACCGTGCAAGAATCGGCAACATCCAGGTCTACGACGAAGACCCCTGTGGCAGAGACAACTACTATGTCAACAGCGTGATCGGGCGGGCCCAGTACTTCAAGAGGCATGGGTTCTAG
- the TXNDC9 gene encoding thioredoxin domain-containing protein 9: MAADTSVEILQKVLENEILQTTKVVEEHLDAEMQKLDQMDEDELERLKQRRLEALKKAKQQKQEWLSKGHGEYREIPSERDFFQEVKESKNVVCHFYRDTTFRCQIMDKHLTILAKKHVETKFLKLNAEKSPFLCERLRIKVIPTLALIKDGKSQDYVVGFTDLGNTDDFTTETLEWRLGCADIINYSGNLMEPPFQNQKNFGTSFTKLEKKTIRGKKYDSDSDDD; this comes from the exons ATGGCTGCTGATACATCTGTTGAAATTCTCCAGAAAGTTCTGGAGAATGAAATACTTCAGACCACCAAGGTAGTAGAAGAACATCTAGATGCTGAAATGCAGAAGCTGGACCAAATGGATGAAGACGAGTTGGAACGCCTTAAACAAAGGAGGCTTGAAGCACTGAAAAAGGccaagcagcagaaacag GAGTGGCTTTCAAAAGGACATGGGGAGTACAGAGAAATCCCAAGTGAGAGAGACTTTTTCCAAGAAGtcaaagaaagtaaaaatgtggTTTGCCATTTCTATAGAGATACAACTTTCAG GTGTCAAATAATGGACAAGCATTTGACCATATTGGCAAAAAAACATGTTGAGACAAAATTCTTGAAATTAAACGCAGAAAAATCTCCTTTCTTATGTGAGAGACTGCGCATCAAAGTAATCCCCACTCTAGCACtaataaaagatggaaaatcgCAAGACTATGTTGTTGGCTTCACTGATCTCGGTAACACGGATGACTTCACCACAGAGACCTTAGAGTGGAGACTAGGCTGTGCAGATATAATTAATTACAG TGGAAACTTGATGGAGCCAccttttcaaaaccaaaagaacTTTGGAACAAGCTTTACAAAGTTGGAGAAGAAGACCATCAGAGGGAAGAAATATGATTCAGATTCTGATGACGACTAG